In Juglans regia cultivar Chandler chromosome 13, Walnut 2.0, whole genome shotgun sequence, the following proteins share a genomic window:
- the LOC109004002 gene encoding alpha,alpha-trehalose-phosphate synthase [UDP-forming] 6 codes for MVSRSYSNLLELASGESPSFGRMSRRIPRIMTVAGLISDIDDDPSESVCSDPSSSSAQRDRLIIVANQLPIRAQRKTDGSKGWLFIWDENSLLLQLKDGIGDDDIEVIYVGCLKEDIHPNEQDEVSQILLESFKCVPTFVPPDLFSRYYHGFCKQQLWPLFHYMLPLSPDLGGRFNRSLWQAYVSVNKIFADRIMEVINPEEDFVWVHDYHLMVLPTFLRKRFNRVKLGFFLHSPFPSSEIYKTLPIREELLRALLNSDLIGFHTFDYARHFLSCCSRMLGLTYESKRGYIGLEYYGRTVSIKILPVGIHMGQLQSVLSLPGTEEKVAELLRQYCDQGRIMLLGVDDMDIFKGISLKLLAMEQLLMQHPEWQGKVVLVQIANPARGRGKDVKEIQAETSSTVKRINETFGKPGYDPVVLIDEPLMFHERIAYYVVAECCLVTAVRDGMNLIPYEYIISRQGNEKLDKVLGLEPFTAKKSMLVVSEFIGCSPSLSGAIRVNPWNIDAVADAMDSALEMAEPEKQLRHEKHYRYVSTHDVGYWARSFLQDLGRTCREHERCRCWGIGFGLSFRVVALDPNFRKLSMEHIVSAYKRTTMRAILLDYDGTLMPQASIDKSPNSKSIDILNVLCRDKNNMVFIVSARSRKTLSEWFSPCEKLGIAAEHGYFLRLKRDAEWERCVPVADCSWKQIAEPVMKLYTETTDGSTIEDRETALVWCYEDADPDFGSCQAKELLDHLESVLANEPVTVKSGQNIVEVKPQGVSKGLVAKRLLSIMQEKRMSPDFVLCIGDDRSDEDMFEVIISSMAGPSIAPRAEVFACTVCRKPSKAKYYLDDTAEIVRLMQGLASVSEQTVSG; via the exons ATGGTGTCCAGATCGTATTCGAATCTTTTAGAGCTTGCCTCTGGCGAATCTCCATCATTTGGGCGCATGAGTAGGCGAATTCCACGTATTATGACCGTCGCCGGCTTGATATCTGATATAGATGACGACCCGTCAGAGAGTGTTTGCTCTGACCCTTCGTCGTCTTCTGCTCAGCGAGACCGTCTCATAATAGTGGCAAATCAGCTCCCTATCAGAGCTCAGAGGAAGACAGATGGTAGTAAGGGTTGGCTCTTCATTTGGGATGAGAATTCACTTCTCCTCCAATTAAAAGATGGCATAGGGGATGATGATATTGAGGTTATCTATGTGGGCTGTCTGAAGGAAGATATTCATCCAAATGAGCAAGATGAGGTTTCGCAAATACTCCTCGAGTCCTTTAAATGCGTGCCAACCTTTGTCCCACCGGATCTTTTTAGCCGGTACTATCATGGGTTTTGCAAGCAGCAATTATGGCCTTTGTTTCATTACATGTTGCCCCTGTCGCCGGACCTTGGTGGTAGGTTTAACCGGTCCTTGTGGCAAGCATATGTTTCGgttaataaaatttttgcaGATAGGATTATGGAGGTGATAAATCCTGAAGAGGATTTTGTATGGGTACACGATTATCACCTGATGGTGTTACCGACTTTCTTGCGGAAAAGGTTCAATAGAGTGAAACTTGGGTTTTTCCTTCATAGTCCATTCCCTTCATCAGAGATCTATAAGACACTTCCTATTAGGGAAGAGCTTCTCCGGGCCCTACTGAATTCAGATTTGATTGGGTTCCATACTTTTGATTATGCACGGCATTTTCTATCCTGTTGTAGTCGGATGCTTGGTCTTACATATGAATCGAAGCGTGGATATATAGGCCTAGAGTATTATGGTCGCACAGTTAGCATAAAAATTCTTCCTGTCGGTATACATATGGGTCAGCTGCAGTCAGTCTTGAGCCTGCCTGGGACTGAAGAGAAGGTTGCTGAGCTTCTCAGGCAGTATTGTGATCAGGGTAGGATAATGTTACTTGGGGTGGATGACATGGATATATTTAAGGGTATAAGTTTGAAGCTTTTGGCAATGGAGCAGCTTCTTATGCAGCACCCAGAGTGGCAGGGGAAAGTAGTGTTGGTACAGATAGCCAATCCAGCTAGGGGCAGAGGAAAAGATGTGAAAGAAATTCAGGCTGAGACTTCCTCAACAGTAAAGCGAATTAATGAAACTTTTGGAAAACCAGGATATGACCCTGTTGTCTTGATTGATGAGCCACTTATGTTTCACGAGAGAATTGCATACTATGTTGTCGCCGAGTGTTGTTTGGTCACTGCTGTGAGGGATGGGATGAATCTCATACCATATGAGTACATAATTAGTCGCCAAGGGAACGAGAAGTTAGataaggttttgggtttggagCCATTCACCGCAAAGAAAAGCATGCTAGTTGTCTCTGAGTTTATTGGGTGCTCGCCATCTTTAAGTGGAGCAATCCGGGTAAACCCCTGGAATATTGATGCTGTAGCAGATGCAATGGACTCTGCCCTTGAGATGGCTGAGCCAGAAAAACAGCTTCGGCATGAGAAACATTACAGATATGTCAGTACCCATGACGTTGGGTATTGGGCTCGTAGTTTCCTTCAAGATTTGGGGAGGACATGTCGGGAGCATGAGCGGTGCAGGTGCTGGGGTATaggatttggattgagtttcaGAGTTGTGGCACTTGATCCAAACTTCAGGAAGCTCTCTATGGAACACATAGTATCTGCTTACAAAAGGACTACAATGAGAGCAATCCTCCTAGACTATGACGGTACACTAATGCCGCAGGCTTCCATTGATAAGAGCCCAAACTCGAAGTCAATTGATATTCTAAATGTTCTGTGTAGGGATAAGAACAACATGGTTTTCATTGTCAGTGCTAGAAGCCGGAAGACTCTCAGTGAATGGTTTTCTCCCTGTGAGAAGCTGGGAATTGCAGCAGAGCATGGTTATTTCCTCAG GCTGAAGCGAGATGCAGAATGGGAAAGATGTGTACCTGTTGCGGACTGTAGTTGGAAGCAGATTGCAGAGCCAGTAATGAAGCTTTACACTGAAACGACTGATGGTTCCACCATTGAAGATAGGGAAACTGCACTTGTCTGGTGTTACGAGGATGCGGATCCAGACTTTGGGTCGTGCCAAGCTAAGGAACTTCTTGATCATCTAGAAAGTGTGCTTGCCAATGAACCAGTTACAGTCAAGAGTGGACAGAATATTGTGGAGGTTAAGCCACAG GGTGTAAGCAAGGGACTTGTGGCCAAGCGTCTACTTTCCATCATGCAAGAGAAGAGAATGTCACCTGATTTTGTTCTGTGCATAGGAGATGACCGATCTGATGAAGACATGTTTGAGGTAATCATCAGTTCCATGGCAGGCCCATCCATTGCTCCCAGGGCAGAAGTGTTTGCATGTACTGTTTGTCGAAAACCTAGCAAGGCCAAGTATTATCTTGACGATACTGCAGAAATTGTTAGGTTGATGCAGGGTTTGGCTTCTGTTTCAGAGCAAACAGTTTCTGGGTAG